A genomic window from Punica granatum isolate Tunisia-2019 chromosome 2, ASM765513v2, whole genome shotgun sequence includes:
- the LOC116194665 gene encoding probable terpene synthase 12 — translation MELVQLLSMPRTCFLPTNNNLVSPKRKARCNIYRPTLCSASSQVPIPTEADGRRSAHYQPTVWSYSFLQSLKPNYTDETQAQRAIALEREVRYAMHYADAEPSTLLLLIDDVQRLGLRHRFEEDIGRALDRYISQGGCKANKDRTLYTTSLGFRLLRQHGYEVSQDIFESFMDRSQGKFFDNLGNDIKGLLSLYEASQLAFEGEEILEEAMEFAIEHLRGFKSVNIGKNLQDQVVHSLDLPLHRRMQWQDACWHIESYRTRKDMNYGLLELAVLNFNTVQSILQEDLQHMSRWWNNNIGLGNKLVFARDRLMECFFWTVGMAFDPQFSSCRRGLTRVTSLITTIDDVYDVYGTLDELELFTDAVERWNVNAMSNLPDYMKLCFLALYNTVHEMAYEFLKKQGENIIPYLTKAWADLCKTFLQEAKWSHNKITPTFDEYLNNGWVSVSGVLILVHAYFLCGPSITKEALCSLEKFHDLVRWPSTIFRLCNDLATSSAELERGETANSILCYMLETGASEELARCHINKLIDLAWKKMNSSLVGGSVFGKSFVDMAYNLARISHYTYQNGDSHGAPDNRSKEQLHSLLIDPISIT, via the exons ATGGAACTAGTCCAACTTCTCTCGATGCCTCGAACATGCTTCTTGCCCACCAACAATAATCTAGTTTCCCCGAAAAGAAAAGCACGGTGCAACATCTATCGACCCACTTTATGTTCAGCTAGCTCCCAAGTCCCAATACCGACCGAAGCAGATGGAAGAAGATCAGCGCATTATCAACCAACAGTTTGGAGTTACAGCTTCCTGCAGTCCCTTAAGCCAAACTATACG GACGAAACACAAGCTCAGAGGGCAATTGCGCTTGAGCGAGAGGTCAGATATGCAATGCATTATGCAGATGCAGAGCCTAGCACCCTGCTGTTGCTGATCGATGATGTCCAACGTCTGGGTTTGCGACACCGATTCGAGGAGGACATCGGGAGAGCTCTGGATAGATATATTTCTCAAGGAGGATGTAAAGCAAATAAAGACAGGACGTTATACACCACAAGTCTCGGCTTCAGGCTCCTCAGACAACATGGCTATGAAGTCTCCCAAG ATATTTTCGAGAGTTTTATGGATCGCAGCCAAGGGAAATTCTTCGATAACCTAGGCAATGACATCAAAGGGCTGCTAAGCTTATACGAGGCTTCGCAATTGGCCTTTGAAGGAGAAGAAATCCTGGAAGAGGCAATGGAATTTGCTATTGAACATCTCCGAGGCTTCAAATCCGTTAATATCGGGAAGAACCTCCAAGACCAAGTGGTTCACTCGCTGGACCTACCTCTGCATCGCAGGATGCAGTGGCAGGATGCTTGTTGGCACATCGAATCATACCGTACGAGGAAAGATATGAATTATGGGTTGCTGGAACTTGCTGTCCTAAATTTCAACACAGTGCAGTCGATACTCCAAGAAGATCTCCAACACATGTCCAG GTGGTGGAACAATAATATCGGTCTCGGGAACAAGCTGGTCTTTGCAAGGGACAGGCTGATGGAATGTTTTTTCTGGACGGTGGGGATGGCTTTCGACCCTCAGTTCAGCAGCTGCCGGAGAGGTTTAACAAGAGTGACCTCTCTGATAACGACTATCGATGATGTCTACGATGTTTATGGCACTCTTGACGAACTTGAGCTTTTTACTGATGCTGTTGAAAG GTGGAATGTTAATGCTATGAGCAACCTTCCGGACTACATGAAGctatgcttcttggctctgtACAACACAGTGCATGAAATGGCTTATGAATTTCTGAAGAAGCAAGGAGAAAACATAATTCCCTACCTGACAAAAGCG TGGGCTGATCTGTGCAAGACCTTCCTCCAAGAGGCAAAGTGGAGTCACAACAAGATCACCCCAACGTTCGATGAATACCTCAATAATGGCTGGGTCTCAGTCTCGGGAGTTCTCATCCTAGTTCACGCCTACTTCTTGTGCGGTCCAAGTATCACAAAAGAGGCGCTTTGTTCTTTAGAGAAATTCCATGATCTCGTGCGCTGGCCTTCTACCATTTTCCGACTCTGCAACGATCTCGCCACTTCCTCG GCTGAGTTAGAAAGGGGAGAGACGGCGAACTCTATCCTCTGTTACATGCTTGAAACTGGGGCTTCCGAGGAACTTGCCCGCTGTCACATCAATAAACTGATCGACTTGGcttggaagaagatgaacagctCCCTAGTTGGTGGCTCTGTCTTTGGGAAATCGTTCGTAGACATGGCTTATAACCTTGCTCGAATTTCTCACTACACGTACCAGAATGGAGATTCGCATGGAGCCCCTGACAACAGATCAAAGGAGCAACTCCACTCGTTACTAATCGACCCAATTTCTATCACTTAG
- the LOC116194023 gene encoding LOW QUALITY PROTEIN: probable terpene synthase 12 (The sequence of the model RefSeq protein was modified relative to this genomic sequence to represent the inferred CDS: inserted 1 base in 1 codon), producing the protein MEIVRLLSVPKTCFSSAINLVFPRRKKRCNIYRPTSYSISTRTSIWAEAQGRRSVRYQPPVWDYNLLQSLKPNHVFPLKEKARCNNYRPTLCSASSQVPRPTEADGRRSAHYQPTVWSYSFLQSLKPNHMDETQAERAIALEREVRYAMHYTDAEPRTLLLLIDDVQRLGLRHRFEEDIGRALDRYISQGGCKANKDRTLYTTSLGFRLLRQHGYDVSQDIFKSFMDHSRGKFFDNLGNDIKGLLSLYEATHLAFEGEVILEEAKEFAIEHLQGFNSVNIGKNLQDQVVHSLDLPLHRRMQWQDACWHIKSYRMRKDMNYGLLELAVLNFNMVQSILQEDLQHMSRWWNNSINLGNKLVFARDWLMECFFWTVGMACDPQFSSCRRGLTRVTSLITTIDDVYDIYGTLDELELFTDAVERWNVNAMSHLPDYMKLCFLALYNTVHEMAYEVLKEQGENIIPYLTKAWADLCKTFLQEAKWSLNKITPTFDEYLDNGWVSVSGVPILVHAYFLCSPSITKEALCSLEKFHDLVRWPSTIFRLCSDLATSSAELERGETANSILCYMLETGASEEXCRCHINKLIDLAWKKMNSSLVGGSVFGKPFVETAYNLVRISHYTYQNGDLHGAPDSRSKDQVHSLLIDPISIT; encoded by the exons ATGGAAATTGTTCGACTCCTCTCGGTGCCTAAGACGTGCTTCTCGTCCGCCATCAATCTAGTTTTCCCAAGAAGAAAAAAGCGGTGCAACATTTATCGACCTACTTCATATTCCATAAGCACCCGGACTTCCATATGGGCTGAAGCACAAGGAAGAAGATCAGTGCGTTATCAGCCACCAGTTTGGGATTACAATCTCCTGCAGTCTCTTAAGCCTAACCATGTG TTTCCCCTAAAAGAAAAAGCACGGTGCAACAACTATCGACCCACTTTATGTTCAGCTAGCTCCCAAGTCCCAAGACCGACTGAAGCAGATGGAAGAAGATCAGCGCATTATCAGCCAACAGTTTGGAGTTACAGCTTCCTGCAGTCCCTTAAGCCTAACCATATG GATGAAACACAAGCTGAGAGGGCAATTGCGCTTGAACGAGAGGTCAGATATGCAATGCATTATACAGATGCAGAGCCTCGCACCCTGCTGTTGCTGATCGATGATGTCCAACGTCTAGGTTTGCGACACCGATTCGAGGAGGACATCGGGAGAGCTCTGGATAGATATATTTCTCAAGGAGGATGTAAAGCAAATAAAGACAGGACGTTATACACCACAAGTCTCGGCTTCAGGCTCCTCAGACAACATGGCTATGATGTCTCCCAAG ATATTTTCAAGAGTTTTATGGATCACAGCAGAGGGAAATTCTTCGATAACCTAGGCAATGACATCAAAGGGCTGCTAAGCTTATACGAGGCTACTCATTTGGCCTTTGAAGGAGAAGTAATCCTGGAAGAGGCAAAGGAATTTGCTATTGAACATCTCCAAGGCTTCAATTCCGTTAATATTGGGAAGAACCTCCAAGACCAAGTGGTTCACTCACTGGACCTACCTCTGCATCGCAGGATGCAGTGGCAGGATGCCTGTTGGCACATCAAATCATACCGTATGAGGAAAGATATGAATTATGGGTTGCTGGAACTTGCTGTACTAAATTTCAACATGGTGCAGTCAATACTCCAAGAAGATCTCCAACACATGTCCAG GTGGTGGAACAATAGTATCAATCTTGGGAACAAGTTGGTCTTTGCAAGGGACTGGCTGATGGAATGTTTTTTCTGGACGGTGGGGATGGCTTGTGACCCTCAGTTCAGCAGCTGCCGGAGAGGTTTAACAAGAGTGACCTCTCTGATAACGACTATCGATGATGTCTATGATATTTATGGCACTCTTGACGAACTTGAGCTTTTTACTGATGCTGTTGAAAG GTGGAATGTTAATGCTATGAGCCACCTTCCGGACTACATGAAGctatgcttcttggctctgtACAACACAGTGCATGAAATGGCTTATGAAGTTCTGAAGGAGCAAGGAGAAAACATAATTCCCTACCTGACAAAAGCG TGGGCTGATCTGTGCAAGACCTTCCTCCAAGAGGCAAAGTGGAGTCTCAACAAGATCACCCCAACGTTCGATGAATACCTCGATAATGGCTGGGTCTCAGTCTCAGGAGTTCCCATTCTAGTTCACGCCTACTTCTTGTGCAGTCCAAGTATCACAAAAGAGGCGCTCTGTTCTTTAGAGAAATTCCATGATCTCGTGCGCTGGCCTTCTACCATTTTCCGACTCTGCAGCGATCTCGCCACTTCCTCG GCTGAGTTAGAAAGGGGAGAGACGGCGAACTCTATCCTTTGTTACATGCTTGAAACTGGGGCTTCCGAGG CTTGCCGCTGTCACATCAATAAACTGATCGACTTGGcttggaagaagatgaacagctCCCTAGTTGGTGGCTCTGTATTTGGGAAACCATTCGTAGAAACGGCTTATAACCTTGTTCGAATTTCTCACTACACGTACCAGAATGGAGATTTGCATGGAGCCCCTGACAGCAGATCAAAGGACCAAGTCCACTCGTTGCTAATCGACCCAATTTCTATCACTTAG